One region of Armigeres subalbatus isolate Guangzhou_Male chromosome 3, GZ_Asu_2, whole genome shotgun sequence genomic DNA includes:
- the LOC134222246 gene encoding uncharacterized protein LOC134222246, producing the protein MGFRQCQSDACLYIRQDGGDTIILVVYVDDLLVGCKDAAKISDVLMTLRKSFDITDLGMVKYFLGQEVRREDGCYSLRLTSYIEELVEKFGLAECNPCKTPMDPGYVRYEGSQPLSDITRYRSLVGALLYISVNARPDIAASVLFLGRRVSQPTINDWKAAKRVLRYLKGTKELKLKFGPGEGWSLRGYSDADWAGDHESRKSTTGFIFFYGMGPITWVSRRQSCVTLSSMEAEKAQQKFLKITKVALVSYELNVPPRDRNTSTQGNISSGI; encoded by the exons ATGGGTTTTCGGCAGTGCCAATCCGATGCTTGCTTGTATATTCGGCAGGACGGTGGAGATACGATCATCCTCGTTGTCTATGTGGATGATTTGTTGGTCGGATGTAAAGATGCTGCCAAAATTTCGGATGTGCTCATGACGTTGCGAAAGAGTTTTGATATCACGGATCTCGGTATGGTGAAATATTTTCTCGGACAAGAAGTTCGTCGCGAGGATGGATGTTACAGTTTGAGGTTGACAAGCTATATTGAAGAGTTGGTAGAGAAGTTCGGACTTGCAGAGTGCAATCCATGCAAGACACCCATGGACCCTGGGTATGTGCGCTATGAGGGTAGTCAACCATTAAGTGATATTACTCGTTATCGAAGTTTGGTCGGTGCACTTTTGTACATCTCCGTTAATGCAAGACCGGATATAGCTGCTAGTGTATTGTTCCTTGGGCGAAGAGTTagccaaccaacaatcaatgaTTGGAAAGCGGCCAAGCGAGTGTTACGGTACCTTAAGGGTACTAAGGAGTTGAAGCTGAAGTTTGGTCCTGGAGAAGGATGGTCTTTGCGAGGATACTCGGATGCTGATTGGGCAGGTGACCATGAAAGCCGTAAGTCTACGACCGGATTCATTTTCTTCTATGGAATGGGACCGATCACTTGGGTAAGCCGTCGGCAGTCGTGCGTTACACTGTCGTCCATGGAAGCAGA AAAGGCGCAACAAAAGTTTTTGAAGATAACCAAAGTTGCCTTAGTTTCGTACGAGCTGAACGTACCACCAAGAGATCGAAACACATCGACACAAGGCAACATTTCATCAGGAATCTGA
- the LOC134223966 gene encoding IDLSRF-like peptide produces the protein MSRAHWFAICNILFASLPLAVLGIDLSRLYGHMPPVSKRSEACHPYEPFKCPGDGNCISIQYLCDGAPDCSDGYDEDMRLCTAAKRPPVEETASFLQSLLASHGPNYLEKLFGSKARDALAPLGGVEKVAIALSESQTIEDFGAALHLMRSDLEHLRSVFMAVENGDLGMLKSIGIKDSELGDVKFFLEKLVNTGFLD, from the exons ATGTCGAGAGCGCATTGGTTTGCAATTTGTAATATCCTTTTTGCGTCACTACCTCTAGCAGTACTTGGCATCGATCTCAGTCGTCTTTATGGACATATGCCTCCGGTCTCAAAAAGGAGTG AAGCCTGTCATCCATATGAACCGTTCAAGTGCCCAGGGGATGGAAATTGTATTTCTATTCAATATCTGTGCGACGGAGCACCTGACTGCTCGGACGGTTACGATGAGGACATGAGGCTTTGTACGGCAG CAAAACGGCCACCAGTTGAGGAAACTGCATCATTTTTACAAAGCTTATTAGCTTCGCATGGACCGAACTACCTAGAAAAACTGTTCGGTAGTAAAGCACGGGATGCACTGGCACCTCTGGGAGGTGTGGAAAAAGTGGCAATAGCTCTCAGTGAGTCACAGACCATAGAAGATTTCGGAGCTGCATTGCATTTAATGAG GTCTGACTTGGAGCACTTGAGATCCGTGTTCATGGCGGTGGAAAACGGTGATTTAGGAATGCTTAAATCGATAGGCATCAAGGATTCCGAACTCGGCGACGTCAAGTTTTTCCTCGAAAAATTAGTCAATACAGGCTTTCTCGATTGA